In Falco biarmicus isolate bFalBia1 chromosome 5, bFalBia1.pri, whole genome shotgun sequence, a single genomic region encodes these proteins:
- the LOC130150873 gene encoding cytochrome P450 2D17 — MALALWLGSLLSSCWQNLSILGVFLTVFTLLLDFMKRRKKWSRYPPGPVSLPFIGTMLHVDFRRPHVSFKQLHKKFGNVFNLQNCWTNVVVLNGYQTVKDALVHKSEDFADRPYFPVYEHLGYGSKSEGIIVAKYGPIWKELRRFTLSTLRNFGMGKKSLEERVTEEAGFLCSAVESEEGKPFDLRFLVNNAVCNVICTTVYGERFNYGDETFKMMLHLFESSLNEETGFLPQLLNVLPILLRIPGVPQMVFRGQKVFMDFIDVLIEKHMETWNPAHIRDFTDVFLKEMKKGKEAEESGFNYNNLRLVTADLFIAGSETTSTTLRWAFLYMLLHPEIQSKVQAEIDKVIGKEKPPTMKDQVSMPYTNAVIHEVQRCGDIVPVGLPHMTYRDTEVQGFFIPKGTTVITNLSSVLKDETVWEKPNEFYPEHFLDANGQFVKPEAFLPFSAGRRACPGEQLARMELFIFFTTLMQKFTFVLPEDQPRPREDGHFALTNAPHPYLIRAVPR; from the exons ATGGCATTAGCCCTGTGGCTGGGGTCCCTGCTGTCATCCTGCTGGCAAAACCTCTCTATACTGGGAGTTTTTCTTACAGTCTTTACTTTACTTCTCGACTTCATGAAGCGCAGGAAGAAGTGGAGCCGTTACCCACCGGGCCCGGTGTCGCTGCCGTTCATTGGGACCATGCTGCACGTCGACTTCCGCAGACCCCACGTCTCCTTCAAGCAG CTTCACAAGAAGTTTGGAAATGTCTTCAATCTGCAGAACTGCTGGACCAACGTGGTAGTACTGAATGGGTATCAAACAGTGAAGGATGCCCTGGTCCACAAATCAGAGGACTTCGCTGACCGGCCGTACTTTCCAGTATATGAACATCTGGGCTATGGAAGTAAATCTGAAG GGATTATTGTAGCAAAATATGGGCCCATCTGGAAGGAGCTAAGGAGATTCACACTGTCTACTTTGAGGAACTTTGGAATGGGAAAGAAATCCTTGGAGGAGCGAGTGACGGAGGAAGCTGgatttctgtgctctgcagttGAGTCTGAAGAAG GTAAACCTTTTGATTTACGTTTTCTTGTAAATAATGCAGTATGCAATGTAATCTGCACCACCGTCTATGGAGAGCGTTTCAACTATGGTGATGAGACATTCAAGATGATGTTACATTTGTTTGAAAGCTCTCTGAATGAAGAAACTGGATTCCTGCCCCAG CTTCTTAATGTGCTGCCCATTTTGCTGCGCATCCCTGGAGTGCCACAGATGGTCTTTCGAGGGCAAAAGGTATTTATGGACTTCATAGATGTGCTCATAGAAAAGCACATGGAGACCTGGAACCCTGCTCACATCCGAGATTTCACtgatgtgtttttaaaggaaatgaagaag GGTAAGGAGGCTGAAGAGAGTGGTTTCAACTATAACAACCTTCGTCTGGTGACTGCAGACTTGTTTATAGCTGGTTCTGAGACCACCTCCACCACTCTCCGGTGGGCATTTCTGTACATGCTTCTCCACCCGGAAATACAGA gTAAGGTCCAAGCAGAGATTGATAAAGTGATTGGCAAAGAGAAACCACCCACCATGAAGGACCAAGTGAGCATGCCCTACACCAATGCTGTGATCCATGAAGTGCAACGCTGTGGGGATATCGTTCCTGTTGGACTACCTCACATGACGTACCGGGACACTGAGGTCCAAGGCTTCTTCATTCCCAAG GGGACGACAGTCATCACCAACTTGTCTTCCGTGCTGAAGGATGAGACAGTGTGGGAGAAGCCAAATGAGTTTTATCCCGAACACTTCCTGGATGCGAATGGGCAGTTTGTGAAACCAGAGGCCTTCCTGCCTTTCTCAGCAG GTCGCCGTGCCTGCCCAGGGGAACAGCTGGCCAGGATGgagctctttattttctttaccaCTCTAATGCAGAAATTCACCTTTGTGCTCCCCGAGGACCAGCCCAGGCCACGGGAGGATGGTCACTTTGCTCTCACGAATGCGCCACACCCGTATCTGATACGAGCTGTTCCAAGATAA